A stretch of DNA from Chitinivibrionia bacterium:
TTTCGTCTATATTGTCAAAACTGTCGCTCAGCAAATTGCGAAGCACGGTATTTTCCACCTGCGTCGCCTCTATTTCCGCACGCAGACTTCTGTTTTCGGCAAATATATCTCGTATATGATAAAACCCGCCCAGAGTAATTTGAACGGGTGAGAAAATAGTCAGCGAAAGTGTTCTTGCAATGTTATCCTGCTGAACTCTTTCTGCGGACATCATTAAAAACGATAAGGAGACGGTAATTATAACCGAAGCAATTCTGCGGTACGTTATAAGGAAATGCAATATCCAATGCACTTATCGCTCCTCCCTTAATTCTTATTGCCTGTGGTTTCGACTGCTTCCAAACAACACCTGTGAATATTTTTGCAAATTTTCCGCTACAATAAGCGCGCCGCGAGCAACACGCGTAAGCGGGTCTTCGGTAATGCAAACAGGTAAGTTTGTTTCTCTGCGAATTCTTTCGTCAAGACCGCGCAAAAGCGAACTTCCACCAGTCATTATTATACCTTTATCCAAAATATCCGAAGATAGTTCAGGCGGTGTTTTTTCAAGAGTGTTAAGAACGGCTTTAATAATTTCATCAACAGGCGCTTTGAGCGCTTCGCGGATTTCTACCGAGGTTATTTGCAATTCTCTTGGAATTCCGGCAACAATATCGTGCCCGCGCACTTCCATTTCGAGTTCTTCGGGAAGTTCAAACGCCGAACCGACTCTCTTTTTAACTTCTTCCGCCGTACTTTCGCCAATGAGAAGATTATACGATTTTTTCATATATTCCACGATTGCTCTGTCGAACTGGTCGCCGCCGACTTTTTCAGAAAGGTCGCAAACCATACCGCCCATAGAAATAACCGAAATTTCAGATGTGCCGCCGCCTATGTCTATAATCATATTTCCCGAACTTTCCAAAATCGGAACATCCATTCCGATAGCCGCCGCCATTGGCTCGGCAATAAGTCGCGCTTCGATAATTCCCGCTCGCTCTGCGCAATCTAAAACCGCACGTTGCTCAGCCTTGGTTATTCCCGACGGAACTCCCATAACCGCGCGCGTTCTCTTAAACAAGCTGTTCGGCTGTACTTTTTGAACAAAATACCGCAACATCTCTTCAACTAAGTCAATGTCCGCAATAACTCCGTCGCGCATAGGACGAACCGCGGTAATTTTACCCGGCGTTCTTCCCAACATTTTTTTAGCGTCTGTTCCGATTTCAAGAACCTCGTTTGTGCTTCTGTCGATAGCTACGACAGACGGTTCGTCTATTAAAAGACCTCGGTTTTTCGCATAAACCAACGTATTGGCTGTTCCTAAGTCAATTCCGAGCGTTGTGCCGAACGAAAAGAATCCCATAATTTATACCTCTCATCACTATTATTTTCTGTTTTTTGAAAAATTACTCGCGTAAAAATACTTTTCGCAAACACTAATATGCTGAAAAATCTCAATAAAATCTATTTTTTATTTAATTTATCAATTTGTCGCGTAATCGTGGTCGAGCGGCATTGCTCGCAGCGCGTCCGCGGCGCTCTTGGGATGAACGTTTCTGTCCTCCACAATTTTCCCGTCGCGAAGTCGAATTTGGCGGGAACAAAAAGAGGCGATATCGGGCTCGTGAGTAACAAAGCAAATGGTTTTACCTTTGGAATTCAGTTCCTGAAAAAGCGTCATAATCTCAAAACTTGTGCGAGTGTCCAAATTTCCCGTTGCTTCGTCCGCAAATATGACTACCGGGTCGTTAACAAGCGCTCGCGCAATCGCAACTCTCTGTTGCTGTCCGCCCGAAAGCTGGCTCGGCGTATGGTGCATTCTCTCCTGCAATTTAACCATTTCGAGCGCGTGCTCCGCTCTTTCGCGGCGTTCTTTATTGTGAATTTTCGGGTTGTAAAAAAGCGGAAGCTCCACATTTTCGAGCGCCGTCGTTCGAGGCAACAAATTGTATGCCTGAAAAACAAATCCGATAAGCGTGTTTCTGATAAGCGCCAGTTCCTGAAGATTTTTCGATGAAACCATAGTCTCGGCAAGTTTATAAGTCCCGC
This window harbors:
- a CDS encoding rod shape-determining protein, which produces MGFFSFGTTLGIDLGTANTLVYAKNRGLLIDEPSVVAIDRSTNEVLEIGTDAKKMLGRTPGKITAVRPMRDGVIADIDLVEEMLRYFVQKVQPNSLFKRTRAVMGVPSGITKAEQRAVLDCAERAGIIEARLIAEPMAAAIGMDVPILESSGNMIIDIGGGTSEISVISMGGMVCDLSEKVGGDQFDRAIVEYMKKSYNLLIGESTAEEVKKRVGSAFELPEELEMEVRGHDIVAGIPRELQITSVEIREALKAPVDEIIKAVLNTLEKTPPELSSDILDKGIIMTGGSSLLRGLDERIRRETNLPVCITEDPLTRVARGALIVAENLQKYSQVLFGSSRNHRQ
- a CDS encoding ABC transporter ATP-binding protein, which codes for ALKGISFTIYEGEFTALMGTSGSGKTTLLNILGCLDRPTSGTYKLAETMVSSKNLQELALIRNTLIGFVFQAYNLLPRTTALENVELPLFYNPKIHNKERRERAEHALEMVKLQERMHHTPSQLSGGQQQRVAIARALVNDPVVIFADEATGNLDTRTSFEIMTLFQELNSKGKTICFVTHEPDIASFCSRQIRLRDGKIVEDRNVHPKSAADALRAMPLDHDYATN